One window of the Streptomyces sp. ITFR-21 genome contains the following:
- a CDS encoding CYTH and CHAD domain-containing protein yields MTTTDIEQETRFEGSGVFDPERLRGLPGVSRVREEQLEELDALYYDTAGLRLLAHGITLRRRTGGHDAGWHVKLPAAAATAAGDRGNRREIHAPLKAGKAGNVPGELNRHLKAYTRGEELVPVVHLRTHRGRYLLLDRRERCLAEVAHDRVAAQVLGTERLHPAGNGRGAAPAGGRSRRAGTDRDAAAKTLTVVRPGPGAEPAAGAEPARGAGWAGGHLAGSGTSTQVTHWTEIEIEKDQGGAKLMRAAAELLQDSGWHASPSAHKLGHALAGGLPEEFGDPEPGRRPKAGSAGEAVMARLGDQLGVLLRGDAAVRADESDAVHRMRSTGRRLRSVLRGSRRVLDRRRTDPVAAELRWLTGVLGSSRDHEVLAAQLRKQAGALTDPADKALARRIGAQETERHRAAQRAAVRALDSPRYHALLDALENLQAEPPLLGKAAGPAAEHLGKVAARDRRRLAGRITAAMEAGRGPAGDRALYKARKAARRSRHTAEAALPYGGRKAARLRDRTKALQQVLGDHQDAVMARAALPDLAAAAHAAGLDTFGYGRLHGLQNALARAARDRLPAAWDKAADPALARF; encoded by the coding sequence ATGACGACCACCGACATCGAACAGGAAACCAGGTTCGAAGGGTCCGGGGTGTTCGACCCCGAGCGCCTGCGCGGGCTGCCGGGCGTCTCCCGGGTCCGCGAGGAGCAGCTTGAGGAACTGGACGCCCTTTACTACGACACCGCCGGCCTGCGGCTGCTGGCCCACGGCATCACGCTGCGCCGCCGCACCGGCGGTCACGACGCGGGCTGGCACGTCAAGCTGCCCGCCGCCGCCGCCACCGCCGCCGGCGACCGCGGAAACCGCCGGGAAATCCACGCCCCGCTCAAGGCGGGCAAGGCGGGCAACGTGCCCGGCGAACTGAACCGCCACCTCAAGGCGTACACCCGCGGTGAGGAGCTGGTACCGGTCGTGCACCTGCGCACCCACCGCGGGCGGTACCTGCTGCTGGACCGGCGGGAGCGCTGCCTGGCCGAGGTCGCCCACGACCGGGTCGCCGCCCAGGTGCTCGGCACCGAACGGCTGCACCCCGCGGGCAATGGCCGCGGCGCCGCACCCGCCGGCGGGAGGAGCCGGCGCGCCGGTACGGATCGGGACGCCGCCGCGAAGACGCTCACCGTCGTGAGGCCGGGCCCGGGGGCGGAACCCGCCGCCGGCGCGGAGCCGGCCCGCGGCGCCGGGTGGGCCGGCGGACACCTCGCCGGCTCCGGGACCAGCACACAGGTCACCCACTGGACCGAGATCGAGATCGAGAAGGACCAGGGCGGCGCCAAGCTGATGCGGGCCGCGGCCGAGCTCCTGCAGGACAGCGGCTGGCACGCCTCGCCCAGCGCCCACAAGCTCGGCCACGCGCTGGCGGGCGGCCTGCCGGAGGAGTTCGGCGACCCTGAGCCCGGCCGCCGCCCCAAGGCCGGCTCGGCCGGCGAGGCGGTCATGGCCCGGCTCGGCGACCAGCTTGGCGTACTGCTCCGCGGCGACGCCGCGGTACGCGCCGACGAGTCCGACGCGGTGCACCGGATGCGTTCGACCGGCAGGCGGCTGCGCAGTGTGCTGCGCGGCAGCCGGCGGGTGCTGGACCGGCGGCGCACCGACCCGGTTGCGGCCGAGCTGCGCTGGCTCACCGGGGTGCTGGGCAGCTCCCGCGACCACGAGGTGCTCGCCGCCCAGCTCCGGAAGCAGGCCGGCGCGCTGACCGACCCCGCGGACAAGGCGCTCGCCCGGCGGATCGGCGCCCAGGAGACCGAACGCCACCGGGCCGCCCAGCGGGCGGCGGTGCGGGCCCTGGACTCGCCGCGCTACCACGCGCTGCTCGACGCGCTGGAGAACCTGCAGGCCGAGCCGCCGCTGCTGGGCAAGGCGGCCGGACCGGCCGCCGAGCACCTGGGCAAGGTGGCCGCGCGCGACCGGCGGCGGCTGGCCGGCCGGATCACCGCGGCCATGGAGGCGGGCCGCGGACCGGCCGGGGACCGGGCGCTGTACAAGGCGCGCAAGGCGGCCCGCAGGTCCCGGCACACCGCGGAGGCCGCCCTGCCCTACGGCGGCCGGAAGGCCGCCCGCCTGCGCGACCGCACCAAGGCCCTGCAGCAGGTCCTGGGCGACCACCAGGACGCCGTGATGGCCCGCGCCGCACTGCCGGACCTGGCCGCCGCCGCCCACGCGGCCGGCCTGGACACCTTCGGCTACGGCCGGCTGCACGGCCTGCAGAACGCGCTGGCCCGCGCCGCCCGCGACCGTCTCCCGGCCGCCTGGGACAAGGCCGCCGACCCCGCACTGGCCCGCTTCTGA
- a CDS encoding DUF2795 domain-containing protein codes for MTDQGTNKTGFARDDELKKELHGELQANRGTRVDEAYEPQPSGEDQPVAESGAASGPGAPAPAGMTPEGVSVRSELARHLERDIYPAGRSVLLGTLRRHRAPDALVDRVAGLPEHERYPNVQAVVRALGFGVEDRRD; via the coding sequence ATGACGGACCAGGGAACCAACAAGACCGGCTTCGCGCGGGACGACGAGCTCAAGAAGGAGCTGCACGGCGAGCTCCAGGCGAACCGCGGGACCCGGGTCGACGAGGCGTACGAGCCGCAGCCGTCGGGAGAGGACCAGCCGGTGGCCGAGTCCGGTGCCGCCTCCGGTCCTGGCGCGCCGGCGCCCGCCGGCATGACCCCCGAGGGGGTGTCGGTCCGCAGCGAGCTGGCCAGGCACCTGGAGCGGGACATCTACCCGGCCGGGCGCTCGGTTCTGCTCGGCACCCTGCGGCGGCACCGGGCGCCGGACGCGCTGGTGGACCGGGTGGCAGGGCTGCCGGAGCACGAGCGCTACCCGAACGTCCAGGCGGTGGTCCGCGCGCTGGGCTTCGGCGTCGAGGACCGCAGGGACTGA